The Perca flavescens isolate YP-PL-M2 chromosome 23, PFLA_1.0, whole genome shotgun sequence genome has a window encoding:
- the LOC114550398 gene encoding troponin I, slow skeletal muscle — protein MPAMNPKGDKPKSKITASRKLSLKMLLLTRACEDLERERQEREEEKVRYLGDKLPPLQLSGLSLEELQKMCKQLHSQIDVVDEERYDCESKVGKHNKDIHELKLKIQDLGGKFKKPALRKVRVSADEMMRALLGSKHKGSMDLRANLKSVKKEDGKQDKVLTSEDWRKNVEAMSGMEGRKKMFDTAGGAQ, from the exons ATGCCAGCCATGAATCCCAAAGGGGATAAG cCCAAGTCGAAAATTACAGCTTCTCGCAAGCTCTCTCTCAAG ATGCTGCTCCTCACAAGAGCCTGTGAGGATTTGGAGAGGGAGAGGCaggaaagggaggaggagaaagtgCGCTATCTAGGAGACAAGTTGCCCCCTTTGCAACTGTCTGGATTATCACTGGAGGAACTACAA AAAATGTGCAAGCAGCTTCATTCACAAATTGATGTTGTGGACGAGGAGAGATATGACTGTGAATCCAAAGTGGGCAAACACAACAAAGAT ATCCATGAGCTGAAGCTGAAGATACAGGACCTTGGAGGCAAGTTCAAAAAGCCTGCCCTGAGGAAGGTGAGGGTGTCGGCAGATGAGATGATGAGAGCTCTCCTGGGATCCAAACACAAGGGCTCGATGGACCTCAGAGCCAACCTTAAATCCGTGAAGAAGGAGGATGGCAAACAGGACAAG GTGCTCACAAGTGAAGACTGGCGTAAGAACGTGGAGGCCATGTCAGGCATGGAGGGCCGCAAGAAGATGTTCGATACAGCCGGCGGAGCACAGTGA